A single Hippocampus zosterae strain Florida chromosome 1, ASM2543408v3, whole genome shotgun sequence DNA region contains:
- the slc49a3 gene encoding solute carrier family 49 member A3 — translation MESGEDDKLLDFSSSSSPASPPNDELKKLRCFKVYKRRWFVLLVLCLLNCSNATLWLTFAPVADQSAQYFDVSLANINWLSVVYMVVSIPLSFATTWMLDTVGLRLTLILGSWLNMFGGIVRIMGGPPGTALKINYAVVMLGQTVAALAQPLIIFTPTKMAALWFPDHQRATANTLASMANPLGILVANLVSPAMVHTSDQIPTLLLTYAVPACVACFLTTVGIRSSAPPTPPSASAEFSTSEPFVQGVKLLLKNRAYLVLLLCFASGVGVFTCFTTLLDQILCVQGYTNDFAGLCAALFIVFGIVGAALLGLYVDKTKRFTEAIKINMGISALAGIAFSVVCLMQQQSIAVATVCSLFGFFGFSIYPVVMELSVECSYPVGEATSAGLIFISGQILSIVYIVLLQSLATPVAESPRSTCGLAPQSWKVPMMVLAVLTTFFTCVFIIVFRTRYRRLEAEEDVAYGHKRDNRSTDPTPACVDT, via the exons ATGGAAAGCGGCGAGGACGACAAGCTGCTTGACTTTTCCTCGTCCTCGTCGCCGGCTTCTCCTCCGAACGACGAGTTGAAGAAGCTGCGTTGTTTCAAAGTGTACAAGAGGAGGTGGTTCGTCCTCTTGGTGCTGTGCCTGCTCAACTGCTCGAATGCCACG CTCTGGCTGACCTTCGCACCAGTGGCGGACCAGTCAGCGCAGTACTTTGATGTTTCCTTGGCGAACATCAACTGGTTGTCAGTGGTCTACATGGTGGTGTCTATTCCGCTCAGCTTCGCCACTACCTGGATGCTGGACACTGTTGGGCTGCGCCTCACG CTGATCCTGGGCTCATGGTTGAACATGTTCGGCGGCATCGTGCGCATCATGGGCGGTCCGCCGGGTACGGCCCTCAAGATCAACTATGCGGTGGTGatgctgggacagacggtggcagCATTAGCGCAGCCGCTCATCATCTTCACGCCCACCAAGATGGCGGCACTCTGGTTCCCGGACCACCAGCGGGCCACAGCCAACACACTGGCCTCCATGG CCAACCCGCTGGGTATTCTGGTGGCCAACTTGGTATCGCCTGCCATGGTGCACACATCAGATCAAATCCCCACCTTG CTTTTAACCTATGCCGTTCCCGCCTGCGTTGCCTGTTTCCTGACAACGGTGGGCATCCGCAGCAGTGCCCCGCCCACACCACCATCGGCCAGCGCTGAATTTTCCACCTCCGAACCCTTCGTGCAAGGCGTTAAACTG TTGCTGAAGAACCGAGCATATctggtgctgctgctgtgcTTCGCTTCTGGCGTAGGCGTGTTCACATGCTTCACCACGTTGCTGGACcagattttgtgtgtgcagGGCTACACTAAT GACTTTGCAGGCCTGTGCGCCGCTCTCTTCATTGTGTTTGGCATCGTGGGCGCCGCCTTACTGGGGCTCTACGTGGACAAGACGAAACGGTTCACAGAGGCCATCAAGATCAACATGGGCATCTCTGCCTTGGCGGGCATCGCTTTCTCTGTG GTGTGTCTGATGCAGCAGCAGAGCATCGCCGTGGCGACGGTGTGCTCGCTCTTTGGCTTCTTCGGCTTCTCCATTTACCCGGTGGTCATGGAGCTGTCCGTGGAGTGTTCCTACCCGGTGGGAGAGGCCACTTCGGCAGGACTCATCTTCATATCAGG ACAAATCCTGTCCATCGTCTACATCGTCCTCCTGCAGTCTTTGGCCACGCCTGTTGCCGAGTCACCACGCTCAACCTGTGGGCTCGCCCCTCAGAGCTGGAAGG TGCCCATGATGGTGCTAGCAGTGCTGACGACCTTCTTCACCTGCGTCTTCATTATTGTCTTCCGCACCCGGTACAGGCGCCTGGAGGCTGAAGAGGACGTGGCCTACGGGCATAAACGAGACAACCGATCCACCGATCCCACCCCTGCGTGTGTGGACACGTGA
- the LOC127600267 gene encoding nuclear cap-binding protein subunit 1: MSRRRHSDSYDGGQDHKRRRTSEPTEIEDSLESLICNVGEKSKSSLESNLEGLAGVLEADLPNYKNKILRILCAVARLLPEKLTVYTTLVGLLNARNYNFGGEFVEAMIRQLKETLKNNLYNEAVYLVRFLSDLVNCHVIAAPSMVAMFENFVSVTQEEDVPQVRSDWFVYVVLSCLPWVGKELYEKKDVEMDRLLSQIEGYLKRRSKTHLPMLQVWTAEKPHPQEEYLDCLWAQIQKLKKDRWQERHILRPYIAFDSVLCEALQHNLPPFTPPGHMPDAEYPMPRVIFRMFDYTDAPEGPVMPGSHSVERFVIEENLHCIMKTNWRERRTCAAQLLSYPGKNKIPLNYHIVEVIFGELFQLPSPPHIDVMYTSLLIELCKLQPGSLPQVLAQATEMLYMRLDTMNTTCIDRLINWFSHHLSNFQFRWSWDDWADCLTLDLEKPKPKFVKEVLEKCMRLSYHQRIVEIVPPTFAALIPAEPIFIYKYADESASLLPGYAMSVTVGNAIKNRASNEEILTILKDMPNPNQDEDDDEGESFNPLKVDVFLQTLLHLAAKSFSHSFSALGKFHEILKNLTESDEGKLHILKVVYQAWKNHPQMIAVLVDKMIRTQIVDCAAVANWLFSQDMAHEFTRLYIWEILHSTIRKMNKHVQKIQKELEEAKDKLEKQQNKRPRDSGDEEDMEKNSEDEEGQLEEQIDRLQEKVESAQSEQKNLFLVIFQRFIMLLTEHLVRCETGSVNVSTPWYKNCVERLQQIFLMHHVTIQQYMGTLENLLFTAELDHHILAVYQQFCALQL, from the exons ATGTCCAGGAGACGACATAGCGACTCATATGACG GAGGCCAGGATCACAAGAGGAGGAGAACCTCCGAGCCCACTGAGATTGAAGACAGCCTGGAGTCTTTGATATGCAATGTGGGAGAAAAG AGCAAGTCATCCTTGGAGAGCAACCTGGAGGGGCTTGCTGGCGTGTTGGAGGCTGACCTTCCCAACTACAAGAACAAAATCCTTCGTATTTTATGTGCGGT GGCTCGTCTCCTCCCCGAGAAGCTGACCGTGTACACCACGCTGGTGGGCCTCCTCAACGCCAGGAACTATAACTTTGGCGGGGAATTTGTGGAGGCCATGATTCGGCAGTTGAAAGAGACTCTGAAGAACAATCTCTACAATGAGGCCGTTTACTTG GTCCGCTTTCTCTCTGACTTGGTCAACTGCCACGTGATTGCCGCTCCATCCATGGTGGCCATGTTTGAGAACTTTGTCAGCGTTACGCAAGAGGAAGATGTACCACAG GTTCGGTCGGATTGGTTTGTGTACGTGGTGCTGTCCTGCCTGCCGTGGGTGGGCAAGGAGCTCTATGAGAAGAAGGATGTGGAAATGGACAGACTCCTCAGCCAGATTGAAGGCTACCTCAA gaggCGATCGAAGACTCATCTCCCCATGCTTCAGGTGTGGACTGCTGAGAAGCCCCACCCTCAAGAGGAG TACTTGGACTGCCTTTGGGCACAAATCCAGAAACTAAAAAAGGATCGCTGGCAGGAGCGTCATATCCTACGTCCGTACATAGCATTTGACAGCGTGCTGTGTGAGGCTCTGCAGCACAACTTGCCCCCCTTTACGCCGCCCGGACACATGCCCGATGCCGAGTACCCCATGCCCCGCGTCATCTTCCGCATGTTTGACTACACTGACGCACCTGAG GGTCCGGTTATGCCTGGCAGTCATTCTGTGGAGAGGTTTGTCATTGAAGAGAACCTGCACTGCATCATGAAGACTAATTGGAGAGAGCGCAGAACTTG CGCCGCCCAGTTACTCAGCTACCCTGGCAAAAATAAGATCCCGCTCAACTATCACATTGTGGAG GTGATTTTTGGAGAACTTTTTCAGCTGCCCTCTCCCCCTCACATTGATGTAATGTACACGTCACTGCTGATCGAACTTTGCAAACTGCAGCCAGGCTCGCTGCCACAAGTT TTAGCCCAAGCCACGGAGATGCTCTACATGCGACTGGACACCATGAACACCACCTGCATCGACAG ACTCATCAACTGGTTCTCACACCATTTGAGCAACTTCCAGTTCCGATGGAGCTGGGATGACTG GGCTGACTGTTTGACATTGGATCTTGAGAAACCCAAGCCCAAATTTGTCAAAGAGGTTCTGGAGAAGTGCATGAG GCTGTCCTACCACCAAAGGATAGTGGAAATTGTTCCGCCCACTTTCGCCGCCCTCATTCCGGCCGAGCCCATCTTCATCTACAAATATGCCGACGAAAGCGCTT CGTTGTTGCCGGGTTACGCCATGTCAGTGACCGTCGGCAACGCCATCAAGAACCGAGCGTCCAACGAGGAGATTCTCACCATCCTCAAAGATATGCCCAACCCCAATCAGGATGAAGATGacg ACGAAGGTGAGAGCTTCAACCCGTTGAAAGTGGACGTTTTTTTGCAGACGCTTCTTCACCTGGCAGCCAAATCCTTCAGCCACTCATTCAGTGCTCTTGGCAA GTTTCACGAGATCCTGAAGAACCTGACAGAGAGCGACGAGGGCAAACTGCACATTCTCAAGGTGGTCTACCAGGCATGGAAGAACCACCCACAG ATGATCGCCGTGCTGGTGGACAAAATGATCCGGACACAGATTGTGGACTGCGCTGCTGTGGCCAACTGGCTTTTCTCTCAGGACATGGCTCACGAGTTCACCAG ACTTTACATTTGGGAGATTCTGCACTCAACCATCCGGAAGATGAACAAACACGTCCAAAAAATCcagaaggagctggaggaggccaAGGACAAGCTGGAGAAGCAGCAAAATAAGAGG CCGAGGGACAGCGGCGACGAAGAAGACATGGAGAAGAACAGCGAGGATGAGGAGGGTCAGCTGGAGGAGCAGATCGATAGGCTGCAGGAGAAGGTGGAGTCGGCTCAGAGCGAGCAGAAGAACCTCTTCCTCGTCATCTTCCAG CGCTTCATCATGCTGTTGACTGAGCATCTGGTGCGCTGTGAGACGGGCAGCGTCAACGTCAGCACGCCGTGGTACAAGAACTGCGTAGAGAGGCTACAGCAGATCTTTCTCATG CACCACGTGACCATCCAGCAGTACATGGGCACGTTGGAAAACCTGCTGTTCACAGCCGAGCTGGACCACCATATCCTAGCCGTCTATCAGCAATTTTGTGCCCTTCAGCTCTGA